The following proteins come from a genomic window of Nitrospira sp.:
- a CDS encoding Peptidoglycan D,D-transpeptidase MrdA, whose product MVTGHSSESEFGDLHRRLFILRVGLLLVVALLGLRLWHLQIREGPYYRDLSENNRTRLVLLEPARGLIYDRHGVLLANNVPSFSLYVTLEDVKDRELLIQQLTDLLGLDPSLVRKKMTAKGSKLIPRKIKDRMTLHDATLVESHRLDMPGVMIQVESQRNYPGGVTAAHLLGYVGEISSDQLEKPEFLDLHQGSIVGQYGVEKSYDRHMRGMAGQKSVEVDALGHEKKASVVERPQAGNDLYLTIDVRLQKVAEDLLGAEQGAIVALDPNSGDILAMASRPGFDPNVLSRELTAKQWVEIVQDEGRPLNNRASQGQYPPGSTFKIPMAVAALETKTMSPSSTVFCNGGYQFGKRLYHDWKASGHGYVDLHNALVHSCDVYFYTIGQRMGIDVMAEFGKDFGLGKATGVELPSERAGIIPSTTWKQKAKNEQWLPGETISAAIGQGYVTVTPLQMASLVGTVANGGVNYRPRLVQAVMDRTSGNLQELPAVPRGKINAKPETFRVIKDALADVVTKGTATKAKSSIVTIGGKTGTAQVAALRTGPEENIPKKFRDHAWFVAFAPVESPKIAVAVLAEHMGHGGAAAAPLAKEVIETYMKLTPQIPAVTSDLSRGNRPGRSAKDS is encoded by the coding sequence ATGGTGACAGGGCATTCTTCCGAATCAGAATTCGGCGACCTCCATCGACGGCTCTTCATTCTCCGTGTCGGACTTCTGCTGGTGGTGGCGTTGCTTGGTCTGCGTCTCTGGCATCTACAAATTCGCGAGGGGCCGTATTATCGAGACTTGTCGGAAAACAATCGTACCAGATTGGTGTTGCTTGAACCGGCACGTGGCCTGATCTATGACCGGCACGGTGTCCTTCTGGCCAATAACGTACCGAGTTTCAGCCTCTACGTCACGCTCGAAGATGTGAAGGACCGCGAACTCTTGATTCAACAGCTGACCGATTTGCTCGGTCTCGACCCGTCGCTTGTTCGGAAAAAAATGACGGCGAAAGGCAGCAAGCTGATTCCGCGCAAGATCAAAGACCGCATGACCCTGCACGATGCCACGCTGGTCGAATCCCATCGTCTCGACATGCCCGGTGTCATGATTCAGGTCGAATCACAGCGCAACTATCCAGGCGGCGTGACGGCGGCCCATCTCCTCGGCTATGTAGGAGAGATTTCATCGGATCAACTGGAGAAACCGGAATTTCTCGATCTCCACCAAGGCAGCATCGTGGGACAATATGGTGTGGAAAAGTCCTATGATCGGCACATGCGGGGCATGGCCGGTCAAAAGAGCGTGGAAGTCGATGCCCTTGGCCACGAGAAGAAGGCCTCGGTCGTCGAGAGGCCGCAAGCGGGAAACGATCTCTACCTCACCATCGATGTGCGGCTTCAAAAGGTCGCCGAAGATCTGTTGGGCGCAGAACAGGGCGCCATCGTGGCGCTCGATCCGAATAGCGGTGATATTCTGGCCATGGCCAGCCGTCCCGGCTTCGACCCCAACGTGCTCTCGCGAGAGCTGACCGCGAAGCAATGGGTGGAAATCGTGCAGGACGAAGGGCGTCCGTTGAACAATCGCGCCTCACAAGGGCAGTATCCCCCTGGTTCCACCTTCAAGATCCCGATGGCGGTCGCCGCGTTGGAGACAAAAACCATGTCGCCTTCCAGTACCGTGTTCTGTAATGGAGGGTACCAGTTCGGCAAGCGGCTGTATCATGACTGGAAAGCCAGCGGTCATGGGTACGTCGATCTGCACAATGCGTTGGTCCATTCTTGCGATGTGTACTTTTATACGATCGGTCAACGGATGGGAATCGATGTGATGGCCGAATTTGGGAAGGACTTCGGACTTGGGAAGGCCACTGGAGTGGAATTACCGTCGGAGCGAGCCGGTATCATCCCCTCAACCACATGGAAGCAAAAAGCCAAGAATGAGCAGTGGTTGCCCGGCGAGACCATTTCAGCCGCCATCGGGCAGGGGTATGTGACCGTGACGCCGTTACAAATGGCGAGTCTCGTCGGCACAGTCGCCAACGGCGGAGTCAACTATCGTCCTCGTCTGGTACAGGCCGTCATGGATCGAACGTCGGGAAACCTTCAAGAATTGCCGGCCGTTCCGCGCGGAAAGATCAATGCGAAGCCGGAAACCTTCCGCGTCATCAAGGACGCGCTCGCCGACGTCGTCACAAAGGGAACGGCGACGAAGGCGAAATCCTCCATAGTGACGATCGGTGGGAAAACGGGTACGGCTCAAGTGGCGGCGCTCCGGACAGGACCGGAAGAAAACATTCCCAAAAAGTTCCGAGACCATGCATGGTTCGTCGCCTTTGCGCCTGTGGAATCGCCGAAGATCGCCGTTGCTGTGCTCGCTGAACATATGGGGCACGGGGGGGCTGCCGCGGCTCCCCTTGCGAAAGAAGTCATTGAAACATATATGAAGCTCACCCCTCAGATACCGGCGGTCACCTCGGACCTTTCCCGTGGGAACCGGCCGGGGCGTTCCGCGAAAGATTCATGA
- a CDS encoding Rod shape-determining protein MreC, translated as MRMVNLRAPYSAKRVVLVLAVILVLGFLLLPGQLQSVFQQVGSPLGWIIGWPLQVVAGIHDRIADVWGRYVALQAVEEENQQLKRELDLLKEQNGQLREASVATERFSALLEFKKQALPTSVAAQVIGRDTGNWYKTIILNKGASDGLQSDQGVITPAGVVGRVVKTTASTAVVLLVTDPNNAIAGLIQRTRDEGIVEGTTQGQARLKYIPLLSNARPGDHVVTSGLVGGFPRGIPIGTIIRIDKEEEALFQSAELSPEIDPNRVEEVLVIQSPSIPTEEERLGVPKLKP; from the coding sequence ATGCGGATGGTCAATTTACGCGCACCGTACAGCGCTAAGCGTGTTGTCCTCGTTCTTGCCGTCATTCTCGTGCTCGGCTTCCTGCTTCTACCCGGCCAACTTCAAAGCGTCTTTCAGCAGGTGGGCAGTCCCTTGGGATGGATTATCGGATGGCCTCTCCAGGTCGTGGCCGGGATCCATGATCGAATCGCCGATGTCTGGGGACGATACGTGGCCCTCCAAGCGGTTGAAGAAGAAAATCAACAGTTGAAGAGAGAACTGGATCTTCTCAAAGAACAAAACGGACAGTTGCGGGAAGCCTCGGTGGCGACGGAGCGGTTCTCAGCATTGCTGGAGTTTAAGAAGCAAGCTCTTCCCACATCTGTGGCCGCGCAAGTGATCGGGCGCGATACCGGCAATTGGTATAAGACGATCATTCTGAACAAGGGCGCGTCCGACGGGCTTCAATCGGACCAGGGAGTGATTACACCGGCAGGTGTTGTAGGTCGTGTCGTCAAAACCACAGCCTCCACCGCCGTCGTCTTGCTCGTGACGGATCCCAACAATGCGATTGCCGGATTAATTCAGCGTACCAGAGATGAAGGAATCGTCGAAGGGACGACGCAGGGACAGGCTCGACTCAAGTATATTCCGCTGTTGTCCAACGCGCGGCCGGGCGATCACGTTGTCACGTCAGGATTGGTGGGAGGGTTCCCCCGCGGTATACCGATCGGCACGATCATAAGAATCGATAAGGAGGAGGAAGCGCTGTTCCAATCTGCGGAACTTTCTCCGGAGATCGATCCGAATCGGGTGGAGGAAGTGCTGGTTATTCAGTCTCCCTCTATCCCGACCGAAGAAGAACGTCTTGGCGTTCCCAAGCTCAAGCCATGA
- a CDS encoding Rod shape-determining protein MreB, which translates to MGFPGDVFGWFSDDLAIDLGTATTLVYVHGKGIVLNEPSVVAVEKKSEKVLAVGADAKKMLGRTPGNIVAVRPMKEGVIADFEMAEQMLKHFIRKAHNRSAFVRPRIIIGVPSRITQVEQRAVRDSAELAGAREVYLIEEPVAAAIGSGLPITEPSGNMVVDVGGGTTDIAVISLGGIVYSESVKVAGDRMDEAIMNYIKKKYNLLIGEHMAERIKFEIGSAYPFEERKTMMIKGRDLISGIPRTLVIDDAEVREALQEPIGTIVNAIKIALENTPPELAGDIIDRGIVLTGGGSLLKGMDTRFREETNLPIITVDDPLTSVVLGVGKILDELDLLRKVSVMSQANNLR; encoded by the coding sequence GTGGGGTTCCCAGGAGATGTATTCGGTTGGTTCTCCGATGACCTGGCGATTGATTTAGGCACCGCAACCACTCTCGTGTATGTCCACGGGAAGGGAATCGTGCTGAATGAGCCCTCCGTCGTCGCAGTTGAAAAGAAAAGCGAAAAAGTGCTGGCCGTCGGAGCCGATGCGAAGAAAATGCTCGGTCGCACGCCGGGGAATATCGTCGCGGTTCGGCCGATGAAGGAAGGTGTGATCGCCGATTTCGAGATGGCCGAACAAATGCTGAAACATTTCATACGGAAGGCCCACAATCGGAGCGCATTTGTGCGACCGCGCATCATCATCGGCGTGCCGTCCCGCATCACGCAGGTAGAGCAACGCGCTGTACGCGATTCGGCCGAATTGGCCGGAGCACGAGAAGTCTATCTGATCGAAGAGCCCGTCGCTGCAGCCATAGGGTCCGGATTGCCGATTACGGAGCCGTCCGGCAACATGGTTGTTGATGTGGGAGGCGGCACGACGGACATCGCCGTCATCTCGCTGGGTGGCATCGTGTACAGCGAGTCCGTCAAGGTCGCCGGTGATCGCATGGACGAAGCGATCATGAATTACATCAAGAAAAAGTATAACCTGCTCATCGGCGAGCATATGGCGGAGCGGATTAAATTTGAAATCGGGTCCGCCTACCCGTTCGAGGAGCGGAAAACCATGATGATCAAGGGGCGGGATTTGATCTCGGGCATCCCGCGCACGTTGGTCATCGATGATGCCGAGGTTCGTGAAGCATTGCAAGAACCCATTGGAACGATCGTGAACGCGATCAAGATTGCGTTGGAGAACACCCCGCCCGAACTGGCCGGGGATATTATCGATCGCGGGATCGTGTTGACGGGAGGCGGTTCCCTCCTGAAAGGGATGGACACACGATTCCGAGAGGAAACGAACCTACCGATCATTACGGTGGACGATCCGCTGACTTCTGTGGTGTTGGGGGTCGGCAAAATTCTGGATGAGCTGGATCTCCTCCGAAAGGTATCGGTCATGTCACAAGCGAACAACCTCCGGTAA
- a CDS encoding Peptidyl-prolyl cis-trans isomerase PpiD, with protein sequence MIKTMRDAAHNYPWLLKSIMGILAIAFVITMGWWGFGEQAGGPVAKVGDQSVTIDEFKRTYENMRRIYRENVKTDFKEEEFKEFVVGQLVDSRIWIIAAEEMGVRVSDADLRELIMQTPAFQKNGAFDPELYRRILAANHLTPASFESIQHQEILANKARMIVRDSVALTPAEIAEGQSLMTRPQDSDPAKAAEAKQRVLDDMLLQKQQRALVSFQQSMKAKLPITIRREML encoded by the coding sequence ATGATCAAGACAATGCGCGATGCGGCTCACAACTACCCTTGGTTGCTCAAATCCATTATGGGGATCCTAGCTATAGCCTTCGTCATTACGATGGGATGGTGGGGCTTTGGGGAGCAGGCGGGCGGACCTGTGGCCAAGGTCGGAGATCAATCGGTCACCATCGATGAATTCAAACGCACTTATGAGAATATGCGCCGCATCTACAGAGAAAACGTGAAGACCGACTTCAAAGAGGAAGAGTTCAAGGAATTCGTCGTGGGGCAACTTGTCGATAGTCGTATTTGGATCATCGCGGCTGAAGAAATGGGCGTGAGGGTTTCCGATGCCGATTTGCGAGAACTGATCATGCAAACTCCGGCCTTTCAAAAGAACGGAGCCTTCGACCCGGAGCTGTACCGTCGCATTCTAGCCGCCAATCATCTCACCCCGGCGTCGTTTGAATCGATCCAGCACCAAGAAATCCTGGCTAATAAGGCTCGCATGATCGTACGAGACTCCGTTGCCCTGACTCCGGCAGAGATTGCCGAAGGACAGTCTCTCATGACGAGGCCGCAAGATTCAGATCCCGCTAAAGCGGCAGAAGCCAAGCAGCGGGTGCTGGATGATATGCTGTTGCAGAAACAGCAACGGGCTCTCGTTTCATTCCAGCAATCGATGAAAGCCAAGCTGCCGATCACCATCCGCCGCGAGATGCTGTAA
- a CDS encoding Mobile element protein produces the protein MLACATGKVNHAVAAEFKTTGQTVGRWRRRFFERRTHDYRRHGTTSLFAALDVKTAQVIGRLHQRQRAREFRKFLDTIAVTVPAQSDVQLILDNDGTHKTALIRRWLLKRPRFHVHFTPTSASWLNRMERWFALSTEKQLRRGVHRSTQALQAAIRASITHTNKHPRPFVWTKTADEILASVVRFCHRISDSGH, from the coding sequence GTGTTGGCCTGCGCCACGGGCAAAGTCAACCACGCCGTGGCCGCTGAGTTCAAGACGACGGGACAGACGGTCGGTCGCTGGCGGCGGCGCTTTTTCGAGCGGCGTACGCACGACTATCGGCGCCACGGGACTACCTCGCTGTTTGCGGCCCTGGACGTGAAAACGGCCCAGGTGATCGGGCGACTCCACCAGCGGCAGCGGGCTCGAGAGTTTCGGAAATTCCTCGACACGATTGCAGTGACGGTCCCCGCGCAGTCGGACGTGCAGCTAATCCTCGACAACGATGGGACGCACAAAACCGCTCTCATCCGCCGATGGTTGCTCAAGCGACCGCGTTTCCATGTACACTTCACGCCGACCAGCGCTTCCTGGCTCAACCGGATGGAGCGCTGGTTCGCCTTGTCAACGGAAAAACAATTGCGACGCGGGGTGCACCGCAGTACGCAGGCGCTCCAAGCGGCCATCCGAGCCTCTATTACCCATACCAACAAGCACCCAAGGCCCTTCGTGTGGACGAAAACCGCCGATGAGATCTTGGCGAGCGTCGTTAGATTTTGTCATAGAATTTCAGACTCAGGACACTAG
- a CDS encoding S-adenosylmethionine:tRNA ribosyltransferase-isomerase: protein MQLSEFDFPFDSSLVALQPVDPRDQARLLLLNRQTDRLVHRRVADLPSLLNPGDLLIVNDTKVLAARVSGIKRPTGTPVEVLFVRDLGSSRWEIMAKGSFRIGQVIEFDRQSRAVIVKRDATGTEVIMESSLPVNRFLEERGRMPLPPYIKRAPTGEDHRWYQTVFAKHGGAIAAPTAGLHFTEELFRRLNVSKINVATVTLHVGPGTFKPVTTERIEDHRMEAEAFTINTDVVSAIQETKCTGGRVVAVGTTVVRALETAMEEKGKLVPMTGESRLFITPGFQFKVVDALMTNFHLPRTTLLMLVSAFAGVDRIRAAYEEAVKEQYRFYSYGDAMLIL from the coding sequence ATGCAACTTTCCGAGTTCGACTTTCCCTTCGATTCCTCCCTGGTCGCATTGCAGCCGGTTGACCCTCGTGATCAAGCTCGGCTGTTGCTCCTCAATCGCCAAACCGACAGACTTGTGCATCGCCGTGTCGCCGATCTTCCCTCTCTGCTCAATCCGGGTGATCTGCTGATCGTGAATGACACGAAGGTCTTGGCGGCGCGGGTGTCGGGAATCAAAAGACCCACCGGAACACCGGTCGAGGTGTTATTTGTAAGAGATCTCGGTAGCAGCCGGTGGGAGATTATGGCCAAGGGCTCATTCAGGATCGGTCAGGTCATCGAATTTGACCGACAATCCCGTGCTGTAATCGTCAAGAGAGATGCGACGGGCACTGAGGTGATCATGGAGAGCTCGCTGCCGGTCAACAGATTTCTTGAAGAACGGGGAAGGATGCCGCTTCCACCATACATCAAGCGCGCACCGACTGGAGAGGATCACCGATGGTATCAAACGGTCTTTGCCAAGCATGGGGGTGCGATCGCCGCACCGACTGCCGGGCTCCACTTTACCGAAGAACTGTTTCGGCGACTGAATGTGTCAAAGATCAACGTTGCCACGGTAACGCTCCATGTCGGCCCCGGCACGTTCAAGCCTGTGACGACCGAGCGGATAGAGGATCATCGGATGGAGGCAGAGGCTTTTACAATCAATACAGATGTTGTGAGCGCGATCCAGGAAACCAAATGTACAGGTGGCCGTGTAGTGGCCGTGGGTACCACAGTCGTCCGTGCGCTTGAAACCGCCATGGAAGAAAAGGGAAAGTTGGTCCCGATGACCGGCGAGAGCCGGCTTTTTATTACCCCTGGATTCCAGTTTAAGGTCGTCGATGCACTGATGACGAATTTCCACCTGCCACGAACCACGCTGCTCATGCTGGTGTCAGCCTTCGCAGGCGTTGACCGGATTCGCGCAGCCTATGAAGAAGCAGTCAAAGAGCAGTATCGCTTCTACAGTTATGGCGACGCGATGCTGATCCTGTAG
- a CDS encoding SpoIID/LytB domain-containing protein: protein MIGARLLVGAAGLSISLGSVMIPESHATQSIRVLLAPDVQQLEVHTDQTIWVTDEHDQAWSYRPVLRIKVRGHALILNGKPVVSDRLILRAGDHDLKLRLNGNGNRAALHANDEKSALHVSGLIQLVRRGKGLLLVNHVDLEEYVKGVVPAEVNPAWHLEMLKAQAVATRTYALYQHMLSSTRDYDVMAGIQDQVYRGRQGIDARVVEAVESTRGLVVTHQGAPIYAAFSSTAAGITEDAMIVWSKDLPYLKGVECPFDIESPYYQWKASVKIEALEKNLRQQGFVVRTIATITPHSYSRAGRVATVRIVDSNGELILRGEDLRKAAGYTVIPSTQFTVELIGQDVIFSGYGAGHAVGLCQWGAKELAELGYSFSSILSYYYPGTELRDASLTQAPPAPSAPPS from the coding sequence ATGATAGGCGCACGGCTTTTGGTCGGAGCTGCCGGACTGAGCATCTCTCTCGGCTCCGTCATGATCCCGGAAAGTCATGCGACGCAATCGATTCGCGTGCTGTTGGCTCCGGATGTCCAGCAACTGGAAGTCCATACTGATCAGACCATTTGGGTCACGGACGAACATGACCAGGCGTGGTCGTATCGTCCTGTCCTGAGGATCAAGGTGCGTGGCCATGCGTTGATCCTCAACGGCAAACCGGTGGTGAGCGATCGACTGATCTTACGGGCGGGCGATCACGACCTCAAACTCCGGCTGAATGGGAACGGCAACAGAGCAGCGCTTCATGCGAACGATGAGAAAAGCGCGCTGCACGTCAGTGGATTGATTCAGCTCGTTCGACGCGGCAAGGGATTGCTCCTTGTCAATCATGTCGATTTGGAGGAGTATGTCAAAGGTGTCGTGCCGGCGGAAGTGAATCCGGCCTGGCACCTCGAGATGCTGAAGGCTCAGGCAGTCGCTACCCGAACCTATGCGCTGTATCAGCATATGCTCAGCTCCACTCGGGACTATGATGTAATGGCGGGGATCCAAGACCAGGTGTACCGGGGTCGTCAGGGCATCGACGCGCGGGTGGTGGAGGCGGTGGAATCCACGAGAGGACTTGTGGTGACCCACCAAGGCGCTCCGATCTATGCCGCGTTCTCTTCGACCGCCGCCGGAATCACGGAAGATGCCATGATTGTGTGGTCGAAAGATCTTCCGTATTTGAAGGGCGTTGAATGTCCGTTCGATATTGAATCTCCGTATTATCAATGGAAAGCATCCGTCAAAATCGAGGCCTTGGAGAAGAATTTGCGGCAACAAGGATTTGTAGTGCGAACCATCGCGACGATCACGCCGCACTCCTATAGCCGTGCGGGACGAGTGGCGACAGTGCGGATTGTAGATTCGAACGGAGAGTTGATCCTGCGGGGGGAAGACTTGCGTAAAGCGGCGGGGTACACTGTGATACCCAGCACACAATTTACGGTTGAGTTGATCGGACAGGACGTCATCTTCTCCGGCTATGGAGCCGGTCATGCAGTTGGTCTCTGTCAGTGGGGTGCGAAAGAACTGGCGGAGTTAGGCTATTCGTTTTCGAGCATTCTTAGCTACTACTATCCTGGAACGGAGCTGCGGGATGCATCATTGACCCAAGCACCTCCTGCTCCTTCGGCCCCTCCTTCCTGA
- a CDS encoding DUF2905 domain-containing protein gives MPEWTTWGKVLIGMGLGIAVLGALLVVVGRIPGLGNAFSWLGKLPGDIFIKRDNFSFYFPIATSIVLSIILSLLFYLVGWFFRR, from the coding sequence ATGCCGGAATGGACTACGTGGGGCAAGGTTCTGATCGGGATGGGACTCGGTATTGCTGTGCTCGGGGCTCTATTGGTCGTTGTGGGCCGGATTCCCGGGTTGGGAAATGCCTTCAGTTGGCTCGGTAAGCTTCCGGGCGACATCTTCATCAAACGCGATAATTTCAGCTTCTATTTCCCCATCGCGACCAGCATTGTCCTCAGCATTATTCTGAGTCTGCTATTCTATCTCGTAGGATGGTTCTTCCGCCGATGA
- a CDS encoding Aspartate-semialdehyde dehydrogenase gives MIKKKPGYTVAVLGATGAVGKETLEILEERKFPLTGLRLFASKRSVGEVMTCQGKEWKVEELTESSSFEGVDLAFISATDAISKDYGQRLGAAGIAVIDDSAVFRMDDLVPLVVPEVNADALRTMPRGIVSIPNCTTTPLVMALKPLHDAVGVKRVVVTTFQSVSGTGAAAMDELMDQTKDLLAFRDVTTKVYPYQIAFNLLPHIGSFNEEGDCSEEVKIAKETRKILGATGLRVTATTVRVPVLRCHSEAINVELERPLKANEARAALAAMPGVIVYDDPMKQLYPMPLDATGKDEVYVGRVREDESIMNGLNLWVVSDNLRKGAALNAIQIAEYLVNG, from the coding sequence ATGATCAAAAAGAAACCAGGGTATACGGTGGCGGTCCTTGGCGCGACCGGTGCGGTAGGCAAGGAAACCCTTGAGATTTTGGAGGAGCGGAAATTCCCGCTGACGGGTCTCCGGCTCTTCGCGTCAAAACGATCGGTCGGTGAGGTGATGACGTGCCAAGGCAAGGAGTGGAAAGTTGAAGAGTTGACGGAATCCTCATCGTTCGAGGGGGTCGACCTGGCGTTTATCTCTGCCACGGATGCCATCAGCAAAGACTACGGTCAACGTCTGGGCGCCGCCGGTATTGCGGTGATCGACGATAGTGCCGTGTTCCGCATGGACGATCTGGTTCCCTTGGTGGTTCCGGAGGTGAACGCCGACGCCTTACGCACCATGCCTCGGGGAATCGTGTCCATTCCCAACTGTACGACCACGCCGTTGGTTATGGCGCTCAAGCCGCTTCATGACGCAGTGGGGGTGAAGCGCGTGGTGGTGACGACTTTTCAATCGGTGTCGGGGACCGGAGCGGCGGCCATGGATGAGCTGATGGATCAGACGAAGGATTTACTGGCATTTCGAGACGTCACGACCAAAGTCTATCCGTACCAGATTGCCTTCAATCTGTTGCCGCACATCGGCTCCTTCAACGAGGAGGGCGACTGTTCGGAGGAGGTCAAGATTGCGAAAGAGACCAGAAAGATACTCGGAGCGACAGGGCTTCGGGTGACGGCGACGACGGTGCGGGTGCCCGTGTTGCGCTGTCATTCTGAAGCGATTAACGTTGAATTGGAACGTCCTCTGAAGGCGAACGAGGCGCGTGCTGCACTGGCAGCCATGCCGGGCGTGATTGTTTACGACGATCCGATGAAGCAGCTGTACCCGATGCCGCTCGATGCCACAGGAAAAGATGAAGTCTACGTCGGCCGCGTCCGGGAAGATGAATCGATTATGAATGGCCTCAATCTCTGGGTTGTCTCCGATAACCTTCGTAAAGGAGCGGCGCTGAATGCCATTCAGATCGCGGAGTATCTAGTGAATGGCTAG
- a CDS encoding 3-isopropylmalate dehydrogenase: MKAKIAVLAGDGVGREIVPEAVKVLKAVAEKYGHSFEFVAADIGGQAIDKVGVPLPKDTLALAKQSDAVLLGAVGGPRWENLEYSLRPERALLGIREALGLYANLRPAKLYSNLVDASTLKREVVEGIDILVIRELTGGIYFGKPKGIEKLPNGEERGINTEIYSTEEVRRIAKVAFEAARKRRKKVTSVDKANVLESSELWRKIVIDVHSSYPDVELGHIYVDNAAMQLVRNPRQFDVLLCNNMFGDILSDEAAMLTGSIGMLPSASIGAKVGLFEPIHGSAPDIAGKNIANPIATISSAAMMLSYAFQLDKEAEAIEQAIVKTLDLGYRTKDIQSPGAKIVGTVEMGGAIVRNLN, translated from the coding sequence GTGAAGGCGAAGATCGCAGTGTTGGCGGGTGACGGAGTCGGGCGCGAGATCGTTCCCGAAGCCGTGAAGGTTTTGAAGGCCGTCGCCGAGAAGTACGGCCACTCATTCGAGTTTGTCGCAGCCGATATCGGCGGGCAGGCGATCGATAAAGTGGGTGTGCCGCTGCCGAAGGACACACTGGCGCTTGCCAAGCAAAGCGATGCCGTCTTGCTGGGCGCCGTCGGGGGCCCTCGATGGGAGAATTTGGAGTACAGCTTGCGGCCGGAGCGTGCGCTGCTCGGCATCCGCGAGGCCTTGGGGCTCTATGCCAACTTGAGGCCGGCCAAACTCTATTCGAATCTGGTGGACGCTTCGACGTTGAAGCGCGAGGTTGTCGAGGGAATCGACATCCTCGTGATCCGCGAGCTCACCGGCGGTATCTATTTCGGCAAACCGAAGGGGATCGAAAAGTTGCCCAACGGTGAAGAGCGAGGGATCAATACGGAAATCTATTCGACGGAAGAAGTTCGGCGAATCGCCAAGGTTGCGTTCGAGGCGGCACGGAAACGGCGCAAGAAGGTCACCTCGGTCGATAAAGCGAATGTGTTGGAATCGTCCGAGCTTTGGCGAAAGATAGTCATCGATGTCCACTCGTCTTATCCGGACGTCGAACTGGGGCATATCTACGTGGATAACGCTGCGATGCAGTTGGTGCGGAATCCCCGACAATTCGATGTCCTGCTCTGCAACAACATGTTCGGAGACATTTTGAGCGATGAAGCAGCGATGTTGACCGGTTCGATCGGTATGTTGCCGTCGGCGAGTATTGGGGCCAAGGTCGGTCTCTTCGAACCGATTCATGGGAGCGCTCCGGACATTGCGGGGAAAAATATCGCCAATCCGATCGCCACGATCTCGTCGGCCGCCATGATGCTGTCGTACGCCTTTCAACTCGATAAAGAAGCGGAAGCGATCGAACAGGCCATCGTGAAAACACTCGACCTTGGATATCGGACCAAAGATATTCAGAGTCCCGGAGCGAAAATCGTCGGTACTGTGGAGATGGGTGGGGCCATCGTCCGAAACTTGAATTAG